From a single Ascaphus truei isolate aAscTru1 chromosome 2, aAscTru1.hap1, whole genome shotgun sequence genomic region:
- the DCLK3 gene encoding serine/threonine-protein kinase DCLK3 — protein MPGGALGTSELSPCRCKHHGQSLLFGHQYNNINPRSTDRKQQITCPPLGPRTLGKPHFGTNNYTSPYFHARNGFHTIHSENSPVKPRIVTVVKPGGHPLRKITLLLNRRSVQTFEQLVADISEALGFPRWKNDRVRKLYSLNGKEIRSVSDFFRGDDAFIALGREQLTMKSIEIVVDELYPDRPYLHNREHYEKLKYKLNANGLNVDSGYEDTNIANNCNDVMSPRLAANNDRKAHTKGRTEDTKRSKKHESEKCRIEQEIPFAAITKTETYRSKQKHLPCKISSTSLAYIVRCEHCREHKHNINSEIEIFEDPGLIECQKPNLEKTGKTRSCRKSPMRSSQEEESRLKCKACISKWKDFDRDCSEEMDNRADNRLEKCGNPDWQNSRVQNKGQRIYKKELLQSQCSTVRKNHVGELAGYSKMKPNGRLIEDFLEDSENNKPLEEDKIMLGNGGSKKEVIKEVDSTTLKTVSGSPAEREEKVHGISSVNRPRCVKDRTDVESYYEIGKTIGDGNFAVVKECRLRNANQEYAMKIIDKFKLKGKEDIVENEVRIIKSISHPNIVKLLDDYETDTEIYLILEYIKGGDLFDAITESIKFTEHDAALMLTDLCEALVYIHSKNIVHRDLKPENLLVQHNPDRTTTLKLADFGLAVHVTEPIFTVCGTPTYVAPEILSEKGYGLEVDMWATGVILYILLCGFPPFRSLDRDQEELFQIIQRGEYEFLSPYWNNISDEAKDLISKLLVLDPMKRHSAMCVLQHHWISSSGQTNNRNLQREVTMNIERHFRNRRRQEMTPSEK, from the exons GGCAGTCATTACTTTTTGGCCATCAATACAACAATATAAACCCAAGGTCCACAGACAGAAAACAACAAATAACTTGTCCACCCTTGGGCCCCAGAACCCTTGGGAAACCACACTTTGGAACAAACAACTACACTTCACCCTATTTCCACGCGCGGAACGGTTTCCACACAATACATTCTGAGAACAGCCCTGTAAAACCGAGAATTGTGACTGTTGTAAAACCAGGAGGTCATCCTCTGAGAAAGATCACGTTACTTCTTAACAGGAGGTCTGTCCAGACTTTTGAACAGCTTGTTGCTGATATTTCAGAAGCTTTGGGATTCCCAAGGTGGAAAAATGACCGTGTGAGAAAACTGTACAGCCTCAATGGCAAGGAAATACGAAGTGTCTCTGATTTCTTCCGTGGGGATGATGCTTTCATAGCTTTGGGGAGAGAGCAGCTGACTATGAAGAGTATTGAAATTGTTGTTGATGAACTTTATCCTGATAGACCCTATTTGCATAACAGGGAACATTATGAAAAACTGAAGTACAAGCTGAATGCGAATGGTTTAAATGTAGATAGTGGCTATGAGGATACAAACATTGCCAACAACTGTAATGATGTTATGTCTCCCAGACTGGCAGCCAATAATGATAGGAAAGCACACACCAAAGGCAGAACTGAGGATACAAAAAGGTCAAAAAAACATGAAAGTGAAAAATGCAGAATAGAACAGGAGATACCCTTTGCAGCAATAACAAAAACAGAGACTTACCGTAGCAAACAAAAGCATTTACCATGTAAAATATCAAGCACAAGTTTGGCTTATATAGTCAGATGTGAACACTGTAGAGAACATAAGCATAATATTAATAGTGAAATTGAGATATTTGAGGACCCTGGTTTGATTGAGTGTCAAAAGCCTAATTTGGAAAAAACAGGAAAGACAAGAAGTTGCAGAAAATCACCAATGAGAAGTAGCCAAGAAGAAGAGTCGAGACTAAAATGTAAAGCATGCATTAGTAAATGGAAGGACTTTGACAGGGATTGCAGTGAAGAGATGGACAACAGGGCAGACAACAGGTTGGAAAAGTGTGGGAACCCAGATTGGCAAAATTCCAGAGTGCAAAATAAAGGACAGAGAATATACAAGAAGGAACTTTTGCAAAGTCAGTGTTCCACAGTGAGAAAGAACCATGTTGGAGAGTTAGCAGGTTACTCAAAAATGAAACCCAACGGTAGGCTAATCGAGGATTTCCTGGAGGACTCGGAGAACAACAAGCCATTAGAGGAGGACAAGATAATGCTGGGGAATGGTGGCAGTAAGAAAGAAGTGATAAAAGAGGTTGATTCCACAACACTAAAAACAGTCAGTGGATCACCAGCAGAGAGGGAGGAAAAAGTACACGGTATATCGAGTGTGAACAGACCACGGTGTGTCAAAGACAGAACAGATGTGGAAAGCTATTATGAGATTGGCAAGACTATTGGAGATGGAAACTTTGCAGTTGTAAAGGAGTGTAGACTTCGAAACGCAAATCAGGAATATGCTATGAAGATCATTGATAAGTTCAAATTGAAAGGAAAAGAAGATATTGTTGAAAATGAGGTTAGGATAATCAAATCCATTTCACATCCCAACATAGTGAAACTTCTAGATGATTatgagactgacactgagatttaCTTAATACTGGAGTATATCAAGGGAGGTGACCTATTTGATGCAATTACTGAGAGTATTAAATTCACTGAACATGATGCTGCTCTCATGTTGACTGACTTGTGTGAGGCTCTGGTCTATATTCACAGTAAGAATATTGTCCACAGGGACCTCAAACCTGAAAATCTTCTG gtacAGCACAATCCTGACAGAACAACCACCCTGAAACTAGCCGATTTTGGACTTGCAGTGCATGTTACAGAGCCTATATTCACAGTGTGTGGAACCCCAACTTATGTAGCTCCTGAGATACTATCAGAAAAAG GATATGGGTTGGAGGTAGATATGTGGGCTACTGGAGTCATCTTGTACATCCTTCTCTGTGGTTTCCCACCTTTCCGGAGTCTGGATCGCGATCAGGAGGAACTCTTCCAAATTATTCAACGTGGGGAATATGAATTCCTCTCACCTTACTGGAATAATATCTCAGATG AAGCTAAAGATTTGATCAGCAAGCTACTGGTGCTGGATCCCATGAAGCGGCACTCTGCTATGTGCGTTCTTCAGCATCACTGGATCAGTTCAAGTGGACAAACAAACAACCGGAATCTGCAGAGAGAAGTCACCATGAATATTGAGCGTCACTTCAGAAACAGACGGAGGCAGGAAATGACACCCAGTGAGAAGTGA